The Emys orbicularis isolate rEmyOrb1 chromosome 21, rEmyOrb1.hap1, whole genome shotgun sequence genome has a segment encoding these proteins:
- the SIX5 gene encoding homeobox protein SIX5, whose product MASFPADPAAPGRGPGGPPPPPEGESRQLLPTLAAAPPSPPPPAPAGSPPPPPGPPRFSPEQVSCVCEALLQAGDPGRLGRFLGSLPAEQEQAGGESLAKARALLAFQRGDFGELYRLVQSRPFAAPHHPFLQDLYLRARYREAEAARGRALGAVDKYRLRKKFPLPSTIWDGEETVYCFKRRSRAALRDSYGRSRYPSPEQKRRLARDTGLSLTQVSNWFKNRRQRDRSGGGAGTPSKSESDGNPSTEDELSRGPEETELAVGTPAVPDGAVASGNLFLPAPAGACSGASSILLNGNFITTAGPQAMLLNGGSVLQASGGVLINGLALGDSQTITLSPVASTPPVLLNGAALGGAKTPPGAGLESPSASSARPDIKAEAGESLPSMVFGPGAVEVKTEESQAVRALSEVPTLLPLPPAASDPKGALLPAPASSVPQVVPSGEEAPCPAPALPQPVVSGSQIVPVSQVVPGSQPGQALPVTSPPPAAASLLQGSPLLSFPALTSPIPGPAQAAPVPAVVHIPAPPLIPISQVSPPSQVVPLSQPAPGTPVLSPPQMVPLSPTQVYSVPQGAPAPQLVSVSQGSQLISLPQVVPTSQVVTLQQGVGPIQILASAAPLKVGAPPAASGTVGQSNVHLINANMGVTTLQLPTGAPGNFLLTNPVPGGGTILTGMTLQQGKLILTATFPATMLMSPVLSAPAGSLALPIKQETAPLTGTSAPIPGPVNSEGAGAGQPALAFGDGVAGRQPGVLSNFPQEGLVLSPLPQPAAWPGSAGMEMQAAGTEGLFEMEKGAMEVLDGTEPSGLLLPEGEGLLLGSSASDPLDPEGLDSDEKVLTQLQSVPVEEPLDL is encoded by the exons ATGGCTTCCTTCCCTGCGGATCCCGCCGCGCCCGGCCGCGGCCCGGGGGGGCCCCCCCCGCCGCCGGAGGGGGAGTCCCGCCAACTTCTGCCAACTTTAGCGGCCGCCCCCCCgtccccgccgccccccgcccccgcgggctcccccccgccgccgccgggCCCGCCGCGCTTCTCCCCCGAGCAAGTGTCGTGCGTGTGCGAGGCGCTGCTGCAGGCCGGCGACCCGGGCCGGCTGGGCCGCTTCCTGGGCTCGCTGCCGGCCGAGCAGGAGCAGGCGGGCGGGGAGAGCCTGGCCAAGGCGCGGGCGCTGCTGGCCTTCCAGCGCGGGGACTTCGGGGAGCTGTATCGGCTGGTGCAGAGCCGGCCCTTCGCCGCCCCGCACCACCCCTTCCTGCAGGACCTCTACCTGCGCGCCCGCTACCGCGAGGCCGAGGCGGCCCGGGGCCGGGCGCTGGGCGCGGTGGACAAGTACCGGCTGCGCAAGAAGTTCCCGCTGCCCAGCACCATCTGGGACGGCGAGGAGACGGTGTATTGCTTCAAGCGCCGCTCGCGGGCCGCCCTGCGCGACTCCTACGGCCGCAGCCGCTACCCCAGCCCCGAGCAGAAGCGGCGCCTGGCCCGCGACACCGGCCTCTCGCTCACCCAGGTCAGCAACTGGTTCAAGAACCGGCGGCAGCGGGACCGCAGCGGGGGAGGCGCCGGCACCCCCAGCAAGAG CGAGTCGGACGGGAACCCCAGCACAGAGGACGAGTTGAGCCGGGGGCCAGAGGAGACTGAGCTGGCCGTGGGGACGCCCGCCGTGCCGGATGGGGCCGTCGCCTCCGGGAACCTCTTCTTGCCGGCACCCGCCGGGGCCTGCTCCGGGGCCTCGTCCATCCTGCTCAACGGCAACTTCATCACCACGGCCGGCCCGCAGGCCATGCTACTGAACGGCGGCTCCGTGCTCCAGGCGTCGGGCGGCGTGCTCATCAATGGGCTGGCACTGGGCGACAGCCAGACCATCACCCTGAGCCCCGTGGCGTCCACCCCGCCCGTGCTCCTCAACGGCGCCGCCCTGGGCGGGGCCAAGACCCCGCCTGGCGCCGGCCTGGAGTCGCCTTCGGCCTCCTCGGCCAGGCCTGACATCAAGGCGGAAGCCGGGGAGTCGCTGCCCTCCATGGTGTTTGGCCCGGGCGCCGTGGAGGTGAAGACGGAGGAGAGCCAGGCCGTCAGGGCCCTGTCCGAGGTGCCCacgctccttcccctgcccccggccgcgtCCGACCCGAAGGGGGCGCTGCTTCCCGCTCCGGCCAGCTCAGTGCCCCAGGTGGTGCCGTCGGGCGAGGAAGCCCCCTGCCCGGCCCCGGCGCTCCCCCAGCCGGTGGTCTCCGGCTCCCAGATTGTCCCCGTCTCCCAAGTGGTGCCTGGTTCTCAGCCCGGCCAGGCCCTGCCCGTGACGTCGCCTCCCCCGGCCGCCGCCTCGCTCCTCCAGGGCTCTCCCCTGCTGTCCTTCCCCGCCCTCACCTCGCCCATCCCGGGGCCAGCTCAGGCTGCCCCGGTGCCCGCCGTCGTCCAcatccccgccccgcccctgatccccatctcccaggtctcacccccctcccaggtAGTGCCCCTGTCCCAGCCGGCCCCAGGCACCCCGGTGCTGTCCCCTCCCCAGATGGTGCCGCTCTCACCCACCCAGGTCTACTCGGTGCCCCAGGGGGCCCCCGCCCCGCAGCTGGTGTCGGtgtcccagggctcccagctcatCTCGCTCCCGCAAGTGGTGCCCACGTCGCAGGTGGTGACgctgcagcagggggtggggccgatCCAGATCCTAGCCAGCGCCGCCCCGCTCAAGGTGGGGGCTCCGCCGGCGGCCAGCGGGACCGTGGGGCAGAGCAACGTGCACCTCATCAACGCCAACATGGGTGTGACCACGCTGCAGCTGCCCACCGGCGCGCCAG GGAACTTCCTCCTGACGAACCCAGTGCCAGGCGGGGGCACCATCCTCACCGGCATGACACTCCAGCAGGGCAAGCTCATCCTGACCGCAACCTTCCCGGCCACCATGCTCATGTCCCCGGTGCTCTCCGCTCCCGCcggcagcctggccctgcccatcAAGCAAGAAACGGCGCCTCTAACAGGCACCAGcgcccccatcccagggcccgTGAACTCCGAGGGCGCCGGGGCGGGCCAGCCGGCCTTGGCTTTTGGGGACGGTGTAGCCGGCCGTCAGCCTGGCGTCCTCTCGAACTTCCCCCAGGAGGGCCTGGTGCTGTCCCCGCTGCCTCAGCcggcagcgtggcccggctcgGCGGGCATGGAGATGCAAGCGGCTGGCACCGAGGGGCTCTTCGAGATGGAGAAGGGGGCGATGGAGGTGCTGGACGGCACGGAGCCGAGTGGCCTCCTGCTGCCTGAGGGCGAGGGGCTGCTGTTGGGCAGCTCAGCCAGCGACCCCCTGGATCCCGAGGGCCTCGACTCAGATGAGAAGGTGCTGACCCAGCTGCAGTCGGTGCCggtggaggagcccctggacttgtAA